Proteins encoded together in one Carya illinoinensis cultivar Pawnee chromosome 3, C.illinoinensisPawnee_v1, whole genome shotgun sequence window:
- the LOC122304567 gene encoding protein FAR1-RELATED SEQUENCE 5-like, with translation MEKGKGKEHASPITPLATNPSINSSTQVIPISFYPDFSSYMHGGHAPMPHALLPPFLPCPNANPSSWTCQSSAPPSLIGIPSASSSRVEEIQEPTPDSREVEIFSTSSESEDNNEAEIENIVHNEGADIIEEPKVGMVFKSQDELVAYYKGYGKQCGFGIMTQRSHRFEDGSLRYIMLCCSRGGKARNRMTNVARPRPTSKTDCKAKINVTFMDGVFKLLSVHNSHNHAVSPQKSRFFRCNREVSESVKRVLDTNDQAGIRLNKSFAALVQEAGGFENLPFSEKDCRNYIDKARHLRLGKGGAEALRQYFARMQHKNDGFFSDIDHDDDGRLKNVFWADARSRVAYKYWGDVVTFDTTYLTNRYCLWHILKKVPEKLGSHHAYKTGLKTSLMKCVYDSQTIEEFENSWNVLITTHNLQENAWLHSLYDEREFWVPIFLKEIFWAGMSTTQRSESMNAFFDGYVHSRTNLKEFVDQFDNALRKKIENENGADFHSFHVTIPVVSISPLEKICQNIYTNAKFREVQKEIIGMVGVLPS, from the exons atggagaaagggaaagggaaagagCATGCATCTCCTATAACGCCTCTTGCCACTAATCCATCAATTAATTCATCAACTCAG GTGATACCAATATCATTTTATCCAGATTTCTCAAGTTATATGCATGGGGGCCATGCACCAATGCCACATGCTCTGTTACCACCTTTCTTACCTTGTCCTAATGCCAACCCATCGTCATGGACTTGTCAG TCATCAGCTCCCCCCTCTTTGATTGGTATTCCATCTGCAAGCTCCAGCCGTGTTGAAGAAATTCAAGAGCCCACACCTGACTCGAGGGAGGTTGAAATCTTCTCTACATCCTCTGAATCCGAAGATAACAATGAGGCCGAGATAGAAAATATAGTGCATAATGAGGGGGCCGATATCATTGAGGAGCCGAAGGTGGGGATGGTCTTCAAATCTCAAGACGAGTTAGTGGCATATTATAAAGGTTATGGGAAACAATGCGGTTTTGGGATAATGACTCAAAGGAGTCATAGGTTTGAGGATGGGAGCCTCAGATATATCATGCTTTGTTGTTCTCGTGGTGGGAAGGCACGGAACCGTATGACAAATGTTGCGAGGCCACGTCCGACGTCAAAGACTGACTGTAAGGCAAAGATAAATGTTACGTTCATGGATGGAGTGTTCAAGTTGTTGAGTGTTCACAATTCCCACAATCACGCCGTAAGTCCACAGAAGTCGAGATTCTTTCGCtgtaatagagaagtgagcGAGTCTGTTAAGAGAGTATTAGATACAAATGATCAAGCTGGCATTAGACTAAACAAGAGTTTTGCAGCACTTGTGCAAGAAGCAGGTGGGTTTGAGAACTTGCCTTTCAGTGAGAAAGATTGCAGAAATTATATTGATAAGGCACGCCACCTTCGACTTGGGAAAGGTGGCGCTGAAGCCCTTCGTCAGTATTTTGCTAGGATGCAGCACAAAAATGATGGATTCTTTTCAGACATCGACCATGATGATGATGGAAGGTTGAAGAATGTCTTCTGGGCAGATGCACGGAGTAGGGTAGCCTATAAATATTGGGGTGATGTTGTGACATTTGACACCACATACCTGACAAATAG ATATTGTTTGTGGCATATTCTAAAAAAAGTACCTGAGAAACTTGGTTCCCATCATGCATACAAAACTGGGTTGAAAACTAGTTTGATGAAGTGTGTGTATGACTCTCAAACCATAGAGGAGTTTGAAAATAGTTGGAATGTGTTAATTACCACTCACAATTTGCAAGAAAATGCTTGGTTGCATAGTTTATATGATGAGCGTGAGTTTTGGGTACCAATATTCTTGAAAGAAATCTTTTGGGCTGGGATGAGTACAACACAAcgaagcgagagcatgaatgctttcTTTGATGGCTACGTACACTCAAGGacaaacttaaaagagtttgtCGATCAATTTGATAATGCATTGCGAAAGaagattgaaaatgaaaatggggCGGACTTCCATTCATTCCACGTCACAATTCCCGTCGTCTCGATCTCTCCACTTGAAAAGATATGTCAGAACATATACACTAATGCtaaatttagagaagttcaAAAAGAGATAATCGGGATGGTTGGTGTTCTTCCAAGTTGA
- the LOC122305638 gene encoding uncharacterized protein LOC122305638, which produces MRGILCRHVLAIMRVNKVKKVPEKYILDRWRKDIKRTYTLIRSSYDSVDARLEVSRYSRIMKVCYEVATNAASSDKNAEDMIHKLREMNLSYLTNKLPLQTSFNVAVTTVNTTIEGRSKKVLSPLPVRGKGRPPFLRKKSMIERVRPTTKKATQQRKHKQPYGGETCRSLFGHVDIGTEESIHIQQPQNTTEVLEYGGTQFGFAMSETQESVHIGVDGIQLEPLSGTQLWL; this is translated from the exons ATGAGAGGGATATTGTGTCGACATGTATTGGCTATTATGAGAGTTAACAAAGTGAAAAAAGTGccagaaaaatacatattagatCGATGGAGAAAGGACATTAAAAGGACATACACTCTTATTCGAAGTTCTTATGACTCAGTTGATGCGAGGCTAGAAGTGAGTAGATATTCACGTATCATGAAGGTATGCTACGAGGTTGCCACAAATGCAGCGTCATCTGATAAGAATGCCGAGGATATGATACATAAGTTACGTGAAATGAACCTCAGCTACCTCACCAACAAGTTGCCCCTTCAAACTTCTTTCAACGTTGCAGTTACAACTGTCAATACCACTATAGAGGGGAGGTCAAAAAAAGTACTAAGTCCCCTTCCAGTGAGAGGGAAAGGCAGACCACCATTTCTCAGGAAGAAATCAATGATTGAGCGGGTCAGACCGACAACAAAGAAGGCTACTCAACAGAGAAAACATAAACAG cCATATGGAGGAGAAACATGCAGAAGTTTATTTGGACATGTAGATATTGGGACTGAAGAGAGTATTCACATTCAG CAACCACAAAATACTACAGAGGTGTTGGAATATGGTGGAACCCAATTTGGTTTTGCAATGAGTgagactcaagaaagt GTTCATATTGGGGTAGATGGAATCCAATTGGAACCGTTGTCTGGGACACAGCTATGGTTATAA
- the LOC122303549 gene encoding cytochrome P450 71AU50-like produces the protein MNLLETLVAPAPASPETRSFTASESNMATVSWTWSILALLLLAHLLRQWALKSWNKNGKLPPGPRGFPIFGSLHSLGEFPHRDLQRLAQKYGPIMHLRLGFVPAIVVSSPQAAELFLKAHDLVFASRPPMESAKYISYEQRSMVFAPYGSYWRNIRKMCTLEFLSNVKINSFKSMRNEEIGLLVKFIQEAASNCVAVDLSAKVTSLNADMSCRMVFGKKYEDKDLDEKGFKAVIHEAMYLGAVPNLGDYIPCIRPFDLQGLTRRMKAVSKIFDNFFEKIIDEHIQSKDENKNNDDFVDVMLRHMGSKESEYSIERSNIKAIILDMLAASMDTSATAIEWALSELLRHPRVMKKLQKEMENVVGLKRMVEEADLDRLEYLDMVVKETLRLHPVAPLLLPHEARQDCTVNGFHIPGKSRVMINVWAIGRDPSVWSEAEKFFPERFVGSNIDLRGRDFQLIPFGAGRRGCPGMQMGLIVVRLVIAQLVHCFDWVLANNIQPTELDMTEVFGLTVPRAEHLLAIPRYRLHH, from the exons ATGAATCTTTTAGAGACTCTAGTTGCACCTGCACCTGCCTCTCCTGAAACTCGGTCATTTACCGCATCTGAATCAAACATGGCCACCGTGTCTTGGACATGGAGCATACTCGCACTGCTTCTGCTCGCACATCTCCTGCGACAATGGGCATTGAAAAGCTGGAACAAGAATGGGAAATTACCACCTGGCCCAAGAGGGTTCCCCATCTTTGGGAGCCTTCATAGTTTGGGAGAATTCCCTCATCGAGATCTACAGCGACTAGCCCAGAAATATGGCCCCATCATGCACTTGCGCTTAGGTTTCGTGCCTGCTATTGTTGTCTCCTCGCCTCAAGCTGCCGAGCTGTTCCTTAAAGCACACGACCTTGTGTTTGCTAGTAGACCACCTATGGAGTCTGCAAAGTACATCTCTTATGAGCAAAGGAGCATGGTCTTTGCTCCGTACGGCTCTTATTGGCGCAACATACGCAAGATGTGCACACTCGAATTTCTAAGCAACGTTAAAATCAATTCTTTCAAATCCATGAGAAATGAAGAGATTGGCCTACTGGTGAAGTTTATTCAAGAGGCCGCCAGTAATTGTGTTGCTGTAGATCTGAGTGCCAAGGTTACATCTCTGAATGCGGATATGTCATGCCGTATGGTTTTTGGGAAGAAGTACGAGGACAAAGATCTTGATGAGAAGGGATTCAAGGCTGTAATCCACGAGGCGATGTATCTAGGAGCAGTTCCTAACCTAGGCGATTACATTCCTTGTATCCGTCCCTTTGACCTTCAGGGGCTGACACGACGCATGAAGGCTGTTAGTAAGatctttgataatttttttgagaagaTCATTGATGAGCATATCCAGTCCAAGGATGAAAATAAGAACAACGACGACTTTGTTGATGTCATGCTGAGGCACATGGGATCAAAAGAATCTGAGTACTCTATTGAAAGGTCCAACATCAAAGCCATAATTTTG GACATGCTCGCAGCCTCGATGGACACTTCGGCAACGGCAATAGAGTGGGCACTCTCAGAATTATTGAGGCATCCACGAGTAATGAAGAAACTTCAGAAGGAGATGGAAAATGTGGTGGGCTTGAAGAGGATGGTAGAGGAAGCAGACTTGGATAGGTTGGAGTACTTGGACATGGTTGTAAAGGAAACCTTAAGGCTACATCCAGTAGCACCACTTCTGCTTCCTCATGAGGCCAGACAAGATTGCACAGTTAATGGTTTCCACATACCCGGAAAGTCTAGAGTCATGATAAACGTATGGGCAATTGGTAGAGACCCAAGTGTTTGGAGTGAAGCGGAGAAGTTCTTCCCGGAGAGGTTTGTTGGGAGTAATATTGATCTCAGGGGACGAGACTTTCAACTAATCCCATTTGGTGCCGGCAGAAGAGGCTGCCCAGGGATGCAAATGGGTCTGATTGTGGTCCGGCTTGTAATAGCACAACTTGTGCATTGCTTTGACTGGGTTCTTGCAAACAACATACAGCCAACTGAGTTGGATATGACTGAGGTGTTTGGTCTTACTGTTCCAAGAGCCGAGCATCTACTTGCCATTCCTCGTTATCGCCTTCAccattga